One genomic window of Lytechinus variegatus isolate NC3 chromosome 1, Lvar_3.0, whole genome shotgun sequence includes the following:
- the LOC121406566 gene encoding 3-oxoacyl-[acyl-carrier-protein] reductase FabG-like has protein sequence MTSSAPGLLGESLKGKVALVTGASSGIGAEIARHFASLGCRLALTGRDMEALRNVTDECIQRGLHKDQILMIQAEFELEEDVTRISKETIQKFNQLDVLVNNAAMFKLDTIETFTLQNFDHIFAVNVRAPLHLTKNLAPYLIKTKGTVVNISSICGRTSMTNMMSHSMSQTAMDHMTRCLAEELAPHGVRVNAVNPGATATPIFKRTGMTDEQIAKFFERCKVLHPLGRNGYVDEVSRLVTFLASNDSSFTTGETVGVDGGRHLLIRPVND, from the exons GTGCTAGCTCAGGGATAGGAGCGGAGATTGCCCGACATTTCGCTTCCCTTGGGTGCCGACTAGCTCTGACAGGACGAGACATGGAAGCACTTCGAAATGTTACTGATGAGt GTATACAGAGAGGGCTACACAAAGATCAG ATTTTGATGATCCAAGCTGAGTTTGAATTGGAAGAAGATGTGACGAGAATTTCAAAGGAGACGATACAGAAATTCAACCAACTTGACGTATTG GTGAATAACGCAGCAATGTTTAAGCTTGACACCATTGAGACATTCACCTTACAAAATTTTGATCACATCTTCGCTGTGAATGTGAGGGCACCTCTTCATCTTACCAAGAACCTTGCGCCATATCTGATCAAAACGAAAG gAACTGTGGTAAATATATCAAGCATATGTGGTCGGACGTCG ATGACCAATATGATGAGCCACTCTATGTCCCAAACAGCGATGGATCACATGACACGATGTTTAGCTGAAG AACTAGCGCCTCATGGAGTTAGAGTCAATGCTGTGAA TCCTGGTGCAACAGCTACTCCGATCTTCAAAAGAACAGGAATGACTGACGAGCAAATAGCCAAG TTTTTTGAGAGATGCAAGGTTCTCCATCCCTTGGGTAGGAATGGTTATGTGGATGAGGTATCCCGACTCGTAACATTCTTGGCATCTAACGATTCGTCATTCACTACCGGAGAAACAGTTGGTGTTGATGGAGGGCGCCATCTCTTGATCCGACCAGTAAACGATTAG